The following nucleotide sequence is from Saccharothrix texasensis.
CCGCTGACCGCGACGGGTCCGGCGTCGCACACCGGCGCCGGACCCGCCCGGGGGTCACACCGACTTCGCGAGCCACTCGTCGAACGTGGTCGGGGCGATGCGGACGCGCTCGCCCGGCAGCAGCGCGTTCCCGGCCATCTCCGGGCCGAACACGCCCGACCACGTCGGCACCAGGCGCACGTCCCGGCCACGCGCCAGGTGCGTGCGCCGCGCCATGTCCACCAGGTCCTGCGTCTCGGGGCCGGCGACGTCCGGGTAGCGCCCCTGCGGCTCGCCGACGGCGACCTCGGCGAGGACGTCGGCCACGTCCTGCGGCGCGATCGGCTGCACGAGCAGCGGCGCGATGGTGGCGACGCCGTCCCGCTCGGCCCAGCCCGCGACCATCTCGGCGAAGTCGTGGAACTGCGTGGCCGGCACGATCGTCCACGGCACGGGGCTCGCGGCGACCAGCCGTTCCTGCTCGCGCTTGCCCGCGTAGTGCACGTTGCCCTCGATGTCCGCGATGCCGACGATCGACAGCAGCACGTGGTGCCGGACGCCGGCCCGCGCCTCGGCCGCCAGCAGGTTCGCGGTCATCGCGGCGAACAGGCGCACGGTCTCGGCCCGGTCCGCCGAGGGCACGTTGACCGCGTCCACCACCGCGTCGACGCCGGCCAGCGCCGCGTCGAGCCCGTCCCCGGTCGACAGGTCCACGCCGTGCGACCGGCTGACGCGCACGACCTCGTGCCCGGCGCGTTCGAGCGTGGCGACGGTGAGGGAGCCGATGTTGCCGGTCGCGCCGGCGACTGCGATCCGCATGACGATCCTTCCGCTTCGGTGCTGTGCCCCGAACCTATCTCGGACTAAACAGATCCGCAATGTCTTGGATAGACTGGCCGGGTGAAGCTGCCTGTGAGCACGGAGTGGGTCCTGCACTGCGCCACGACCCTGGCGCAGCTCGAACCGGGCGCCACCGCGTCCGCGGCCCAGCTCGCGGCGTACTACGACCTGCCCGCGCCCTACCTCGCCAAGCAGTTGCAGGGCCTGGTCAAGGCGGGTGTGCTGACCGCGACGACCGGCCCGCGCGGCGGCTTCCGGCTCGCCCGGCCCGCCTCGGAGATCACGCTGCTGCACGTGGTGGAGGCCGTCGACGGCGCCTCCTCGCCGTACGAGTGCCAGGAGATCCGGCAGCGGGGGCGGGGCGCGTTGCCCGCCGAGGACTGCCGCAACACGTGCGTGCTCGCCGCGAAGATGGCCGGCGCGCACGACGCGTGGCGACGCGCGCTCGACGCGGAGTCGTTGGCCGACGTCGTCGAGTCGCTGCCGCCGACGGCCGTCGCCCGCACCCGGTCGCTCATGGCGGCGACGGCCGCCGCGCTGCGGCGGACTCCCTGACCCGATTCGGCCGAACGTCTGCGCGACCGCTGCTCCGGCCGATATACGTGTAGCCGCGGGAACGGCCGACGCTCCCGCGCCGTCTGACGGCGTGGTGTCGAGTGGACTGGTGGGACGGACATGAGTGGGTTCGGTGCGGCGCCCGAGGAGTTGCGGCGGGCGGCCGGGCAGATCGGCGACGTCGGCGACAGGACCGCGGGCATCGCCTGGTGCGGTCCGAGCGGCGAGTACGGGCACGACGGGGTGGCCGGCGCGTGGGAGCTGTTCATCGAGGAGATGCGCGCCTCCGTGGAACGGCTGCGGCAGCAGGCCGACGAGCACGCCGTCGGGCTGCGCGCGGCGGCATCGTCCTATGTGGACGTCGACAGCGCACGCGCGGACATCTTCGGCCGGCTCGACCCGCACGGGCCGGTGTCCTGATGGCGGCCCGACTCGGCGAGACGAACGACCCCAAGGCGCTCGTCCCCGGTGAGGCCGAGCTGATCAGCGGCGACCTGCGGCAGCTCGTGGGGACCTTGCGGGTGGTCGTGGCGGTCGGCGAGGAGCTCGGCCGGATCGACCCCGGCGGCTGGAGCGGCGGCGCGAGCGGCGCGTTCCGGTCGGCGTTGCGGGCCGAACCACCCCGGTGGCTGCGGGCCGGCGCGGACCTCGGCGGCGGCGGGCAGCTGCTGGCCGACTACGGCGACGCGCTGGTCGAGAGCCAGCGCGAGGCGCAGCGGGCCGTCGAGCTGTACCTGGCGGCGCGGGCGGCGACCAGGCTGGCCGCCGCCGAGCACGCCGCGATGGCGCTCTCCGGCGCGCCGACCGCGCCCTTTCAGGACCCCGGCCAGGCGGGCACGGCCCAGGCCCAGAAGGTGCTCGACGACGCCCGCAAGGGCCTGTCCGGCATCGGCGACGTGGTCGCGAAGGCGCTCGGCTGGGAGTCCGACGGCGAGGGCGGCTACAAGAAGTCGTTCGGCAAGGAGACCTACGGCGCGGCGCACCGCGAGACCGACGAGGAGGGCGAGGACACCGGCGGCTGGCAGTACGGCGTGGACGGGCGCTCGTACGAGAGCAAGTCCGGCAGCGAGTCCAAGCGCCTGCTCACCGACGCGCTCGGCGAGATCGCCGAGAAGATCGGCATCGACCTGCACGAGCGCGAGTGGGGCGACGACGGGCACGTCGACGTCGCGCACGGCGAGAAGGACGGCGACTTCGACGCCGGCCCGCTGTCCGGCAAAGGCCGGATCGGCGGCTCGGTGCTCGGCGCGGACGCCGGGTACACCGCCACCGCGAGCTACGCCGGCGTGTCGGTCGGCGCGCACGCCGGGGCCTACCTGGCCAGTGGGTACGCCGACGGCGAGGTGAAGCTCGGGCAGCACGCGAGCGTCTCGGGCAGCGCCGAGGGCACGATCGGCGTCGGCGGCGAGGTCAAGGGCTCGATCGGGGTGCTCGGCGCGAAGGGCGACGCGGAGGCGTTCGCGGGCGCGAAGGTGTCCGGCGAGGCGGGCGCCGAGGTCGCGGGCATCGGCGCGGGCGTGAACGGCGAGGCGTGGGCCGGCATCGGCGGGCACGCGAGCGGCCAGTTCGGCATGGGCGAGGACGGCAAGTTCCACGTCGGCGGGTCGGTGGGGCTCGCGTTCGGCGTGGGTGGCAAGGTCGGCTTCGACGTCAGCGTCGACCCGGTCGAGGTCGTGGAGACGGTGGTCGACGTCGCGGACGACGTGGGCGAGATCGCCGAGGACGTGGGCCGCGGCGTGGAGCACGCCGGCCGCGCGATCGGCCGCCTGTTCGGCCGATGAGCTACCCCAGGAGGACACCAGGCATGGCCACCACCCTTCCGGCGCCGATCGAGTTCTCGCTGCCCGACGGGTGGCTCTCGGCGCCGCCCGACGAGGTCGGCGCGCCGCAGGCGGCGTTCGTCGCGCTGCACCCCGCTTCCGCCGCGGGCTTCACCGCGAACATCACCATCAGCGGCGAGGTGCGGGCCGACGACGCGACGCTGGCGCACCTCGCCGAGCAGGCCGCGGCCCGGCTGCGGCGCGACGTCGGCGCGGTGGAGGTGGGGCGGCGCAACGAGCTGGAGTCCGCCTACACGCAGGTGCTGCGGCTGACCGCGCCCGTCGGCGGACGTCCGGTGGAGCTGGTGCAGCTGCAGGTGTTCCTGGCGATGGCGGACGTGCGCGACGAGCACAGGCGCGCGGTGCTGGAGATCGTGCTCAGCGCGACGCCGGCGCAGTTCGAGGACCTGGTCGACGACTTCCAGGCGTTCCTGAAGACCGTCCGACCGGACGAAGGGGCATCCCGGTGACGGAACCCGCCGACATCCTGCTGCGGCGCATCGAGGCCATCGACACCGCCGCGGCCGACAACCGGCTGCGCGCGGAGTCGTTTCGACGCATGGTCGAGGGGCTGCGGGACGTGGTCGGCACGGCGACGTCCGGCGACGGCGTGGTGACCGCGGTCGCGGGCGCGGACGGCGCGGTCAAGTCGATCGCGTTCGGCCCGGCCGTGCGCACGACGGACCCGGCGGCGCTGTCGTCCGCCACGCTGCGCGTGATCGCGCTGGCCCGCGCGGACGCGGCCCGCAAGCAGGCCGAGGTGGTCCGCGCCGCGCTGGGCGACACGACGCTGCTGGACCGGGTGCTCGCCGAGGACCGGCTGGTGTTCGGCGACGAGCCGCCGCAGGAGGTCTCCGCCGCCGTGCCGCCCCGCGTGATCCGGCGGGTCGCGCCGGTGGAGGACGAGGAGCCGGCGCCCGCCTACCGCAGCCGCGACGCCTGGTGACTCAGGAGCCGCAGACGCAACCCCGGTGGTGACCCCCGCTGGTGGTCGCGGTGCAGAACCGCATCGCGATCCGGTCGTGGGTCGCCCACGGGTGCGGGCACGCGGCGCACCGGGGGTTCTCGGCGGCGGTGGTCCCGGCGGCGTCGGTCGACTCGATGGTCGGCATGACCTGGTTCATCGGATCTGTCCTGTCCGCACCCGCGGAGCACGTCGATCTCCGGGCGGTGCGAGATGGGTGGGGACACCGGCAACTCGTGTGACTGATGCTCGAACGGTTCCCGCCTACCCCCGAAGGTACACGTCGAGCCGGCTCTGGCCGCCGGCGCGGCACGTCGGGCGGCGCGCCCGGGTCGAGCGCGGACGACGCGCCCGCCGGCCGTGCGCGCCGATCACCCGTTCGGGGTAGGGCAACGCCACTCCTGTCCGAAGTGGACAGTCCGTCGCGCGGGCGCGCGGCGGTGCATTGTGGACAGATCGTCGGCTGGTCGGGGGCGGCGGCGTCGGCAGGGTCCGTCCCGGCCCGACGCCCTCCCGCGGGTCGTGCCCGACACGCCCACCATAACGCTGTGGCGGTCACGGCACCACGACGTGTACCGTAGAGCCCATCGGGGCGTTCCTTATCTTCTGAACCCCGAACACCCTCGCGCCGTGCGGGGATCTCCGGACCGGCATCGCCGACCGTGAGCACGCACCGGACGCGGAGAAAGTCGGAAACACATGTCATCCACGTACCACGACCTGTTCAGCCACCCGGACACGGACCGGCCCGAGGACACGAGCGGCCCCCGCCGCGACGAGCAGCGGGCCTACACCGACCTGTTCCGCGAGCCGGCCGACGTGCCGCCGCAGAGCACCGGCGGCACCGCCTGACCCAGGCGCCCCGCCCGTGACGGCCCCGAGGGCCGCGCACCGGGTGGACCCGGGCGCGAGCCCGGCAGGACTTCGCGCGCGACGGGACTCCCCGGTGCCACCCGAGCACCGGGGAGTCCCGTCGCGCGCATCACGCCGCGGTCACTCCGCGCGCCACAGCGCGGGCACGTTCGGCGGTTCCCAGCCCGGCTGGGCCAGGTGCCCCTGCAAGCACACGTACCCGACGCCGTTGTGGGTGACCCTCGCGCCGAGCGCGTAGTTCGTGCCCGCCGCCCACGTGCCGCCACCCGGCGACGACGGCGTCGTGCTCGTGGTCGAGGTCGGCCGCGTGGTGGAGCTCTGCGGCACGTTCAGCACGAAGTCGAACTTCGCCTCCCGGCCGCCGCCGACGTCGCGCACTTCCATCAGCAGCCGCGGGTCGAAGATGCTGTCGGTGTTGTTGCGCGGCTCACCCGGGAAGTACAGCTGGGTGGTGAGCACCGGCCGGCCGGGCGCCTGCAGCTTCACGTGGATGTGCCTGGTCCGACCGGGGTAGAGGCCGGGCACGATCGTGCTCAGCGTGAACGTGCCGTCCGGGTTGGTGAACTGGTGGCCGCGAAAGCGGTAGCCGGTGTTGTCGTACACGCCGTTGACGTCGGCCTGCCAGAAGTCCATCAGCACGTTGCCCAGCGGCAGGCACGCCAACCCGAACACGTAGCCGGTGACGGTGAGCCTGGTGCCGGGCGTGCCCGCGTCGACCAGCGACGTGCGGTGCGGCGAGTTCGGCTTGAAGTACGGGCCCTCGGTCTGCGGCGGTGTCGGGTCGTCGCCGTCGTCGCACGCCGGCGTCAGCTCCAGCGGCTCGCCCTTCGCGCCGATCGTGCGGGCCAGGGCGGGCACGCCCATCATCGCCACCGGCAGCGCGACGCCCGCGGCCACCGCGGCGCGCAGCACCGTCTTGCGGCTGAGGTGGCGCGGGCCGGGCCCGTCACCGGTCGTGCCTCGGTCGCCGTCCGTGGGTGCGTCCATGTCCTTCTCCTTTGGGCCGGCTCCTGGTGGGGCGTCGGATTCGGGGACGCACCGAACCTACGGACGCGGATCACCCGCGGACGATGGACTGACGCCGTCGTTCGTGGTGATCCTCGCGGTCTCCGTTGCCCGTCCCGCTCACTGTGAACGGCCGGCCGCGCGGCGGAACGCGCCGGGGCTCGCGCCCGTCTCCCGGCGGAAGAAGCGGCAGAAGTAGGCGGCGTCGTCGAAGCCGACCCGGTTCGCCACCTGCCGCACGGTCAGCTCCGTCTTGGCCAGCAGCCGTTGCGCCTCCTGCGTGCGCGCCTGGCGGACCAGCTGCGACGGTGTCCGCCCGGTCGCCGCCTTCACCGCCTCGGTGAGGTAGCCGGGGGTGACGCCGATCCGCTCCGCGTAGGCCCGCACGGACCACAGCCGGTGGTCCGTGCGGCCGGCCAGCCGCACGAACTCCTCCGCCACCGCGCCGGACCGGGCGGGCGGCGGTGCGGCCGGTGTCGCGGTCAGCCGGGCCGCGCGCACGACGAGCACGTGCAGCAACGCCCGCAGCACGGTCTCCACGCCCGCCTCGCCGCGCCGGTGCTCCTCGTGCAGCTCGGCGATCAGCCCGCCGATCCGGGCGTGCGTCGGCTCGTCCAGCGTCAGCCAGGGCCGTTCGCTCAACCGGCGCAGCAGCTCGCGGTCGGCGGGGTGGTCGAGCAGGAAGTCGTCGGTGAACAGCAGCACCGAGCCCTGCAGGTCGCGTGCGCCGTCCCAGTGGTGCACCTGGCCTGGCGCGATCACGCACAGGTGCGGCGGGCGCAGCTCCCAGCGGGCGAGGTCGACCACGTGCGTGCCGGTGCCGCCGGTGACGTGCACGATCTCGTGGAACGTGTGCCGGTGCGGGAACGACGCGCGTGACATCGGCCCGATGGTGTCGAACGTGCCGACCGCGAACGGCGGCGCGTCGGGCGCCGGCACCTCGAGCCGGTGCATGGGCAGCTCGCCGTCGCGCGGCGTCCGGCTGGGCGTTCCCGGCAACACGGTGGTGCCGCGCATCGTCCCGAGCCCCTCTCCGGTGAAGGTCCAGACCAATTCTGGCACCGACCACCATGGCACGACCGGGCGCGCGGGGGAACGGCGCTTTCCGGCTCGCGGGTTCGGCCCTCAGTACCGCTTGGTGGCCCTCACCGCGAATCCCTGCGGCGGCGCCAGGCCCGGTCGCGCCGGACCGGGCCCGGTCATGCCGGCCGTGCCCGCCGTGCCCGCCGTGCCCGCCGTGCTCTCCGCACCGCCGAGCAGGATGCCGGTGAGGGAGGCGCGCTCGTCGGCCATGGCCCGCGCCACGTCGGCGAGCTCGTCGCCCACCACCGGCACGCCGCCGCCTCCGCCGTCCGCCCGCACCGCGCCCAGCACGGCCCGCCGCAGCAGCTCCTTGATGAACGACGCCGTGACACCCTCCGTCGCCTCGACCACCGGGTCCAGGTCGGCCCGCAGGTCGACGCCGCGCCCGTACAGCTCGATGAGCCGGCGGCGTCCGGCGGCGTCCGGCCGCGGCACCTCGACGGCCAGGTCGACGCGTCCCGGCCGGTCGGCCAGCGCGCGTTCCAGCTCGTCGGCCCGGTTCGTGGTGAGCACGAACGTGACGTCCGCGTCCGCGCCGACCCCGTCCATCGCGTCGAGCAGCGTGAACAGCAGCGGGTTCGTGGGCCCGGCCGCGTAACCGCGGTCCATGGCCACCAGGTCGACGTCCTCCACCACGACCATCGACGGCTGCAACCGCCGCGCCAGCGCCGCCGCCTGCCCGATCAGCCGCATCGCCTGGCCGGTCAGGAGGATGACCGTGCAGCCGGACAACCGGCTCATCAGGTAGCGGACGGTGTGCGTCTTGCCCGTGCCGGGCGGCCCGTGCAGCAGCAGGCCGCGCTTGAGGTGCTGGCCCGCCGCGAGCAGCCGCTCGGAGTGCTCGGCGATGCCGACGACGTGCTCCTCGATCGAGTCCAGCACACCGTCCGGCAGCACCACGTCGTCCGCGTCCAGCGCCGGCCGGGGGAGGAAGGTCAGCAGCTCGTTGCCCCGGTGCTCGCTCACCCCGAACGCCAGCACCTGCCGCCGGAACACGTCGTGCTCCCGCATCAACCGCTCGATCTCCCCGCCGACCGCCCGCGCCGCCGCCCGGTCGGCCGCGAGCACCTCCAACCGGCAAGCCGGCGGCCCGAAGTCGTTGGACCCGCGGATGCCGACCAGCACGGGCGTGCCGTCAGGCGCGGTCGTCGGCACCAGGCCGAGCTGCACGACCTCGACGCTGTCCTCGGGCCCCACCGCCGCCGTCGCGTAGTCGGCCGCCGTGAGCTCGTACCCCACGCCCTGCCGGGCGGAGAGGAGCATCCCCATGACGTCCTCGTGCCCGCGGTGCTGGCCGCCGACCCCGAACCACTCGGCGTCCGGCGTGTGCTCCGCGAGGTAGGCGTCGATGCCGCGCTGCAGGTTGACGTGCTCCCACACCTCGAACTTCGTGGCGACCGACAATGCCTGCGGCAGCTCGCACCCCAGGTGGTCGCGCACGCGCGCGAGCAACGCCCGGCCCCCGCCGTCCTGCTCGACGAGGTTCGCGGCGACCTGCATGAGTCGCCTCAGGCTGCCGGCGAGCGCCTTCGCCTCGTCCCCGGAAAGTTCCCCCATACACCCATCATGCACGGTCCAAGGCACGCGGGCCTGCCATCTCGATGCCCACAGGGTGGAACAATTCTCGGGCCTGATTGGATCGGTCAGGCCTGCGGCAGGGCTTCGAGGCGGCGACGCACGTAGGCGAGGTCCAACGAGCAGTGCTGCGCGATCAGCTCGTGCTGCCGCTTCTGCCGTCCCTCGACCTCCCGGTCGTCGGTCACGTACACCACGATGAGGGGCTTGGACCGTGCCGTCACCGCGTTGCTGACGGCGGCCCACAGCAGATCCCTGAAGGTGCGCGGCCGGCCCCAGCAGACGTAGCGCTCCTGTTCCCGGTCGGTGACCAAGCAGTGCATCGGCTTCTCTTTGATCGTGCCATCCTTGATCTTCCACTCGTCACCGAGCAGCTCTGCGACGAACTCGTCGGGCGGTGACAGCCTCTTCGTTGCGTACGAGGCGTAGGAGCCGAAGTTCTCCAAGGCCCGGGCGTACTCCTTCAACGGGCCGTCCTTGAGCCAGACGCGCATGCCTTCTGCGGTGTAGTAGTCCGCCAGCTCCCCGCCGATCGCCTCGTCCTCGACCCATCGGGTGTAGTAGGCGGTCCGCTCGCGGGAGGAAACCCCCTCCCAATCCAGCGCTCCTACTTGGCGGTAGAGCTCGCGGATGACGGAATCCTTGATCTCCTTCGGTACCGCGATCTCCGGCATGCGTCCCCCTCACTTCAGCGCTGCGGAACGACCCAGCGCGGTGACGACCTTGTCCACGACGGCGTCCGTGTCCTCGTGCTCCCAGCACCGGATCACCGTCCATCCCCGCTCGGTCAGGATCTGGTTGGTCTCGGCGTCCCGCCTCTTGTTGTCGACGATCTTCGTTCCCCAGAACTCGGAGTTCTTCTTCGCCGGGCGGTGGTGTTCCGGACAGCCGTGCCAGAAGCAGCCGTCCACGAACACCGCGAGGCGCTCCTTGGGGAACACGATGTCGGCGGTCCGTCGCAGTTCCGGCAGCGGTCGCACCGACACCCGGTACCGGAGGCCGTGGGCGTGGAGCGCGGCGCGCAGTCGTAGTTCGGGAGTGGTGTCGCGGCCCCGGTTGCCCCTCATCGAGGCGCGCACCTCACGGGACGACGCCCACGATTCCTCCGGGAGTGCCTCGTCCCGCACCAGACACAACGCGCGGGCCCTCTCCCACCCTTCGGAGAGGTTCGCCGACCGCGTGCCGTGCTCGACCGCACCCAGTGACCTCGAAACCGTGCGGTCGTGGTCCCGCCACCGCAGGTACGCGCGGATGGTCCCCGATCCCTCGGTGAACTTCAGCACGACGGTTCCCTTGGCCGTTCGTCCGGCGCCCAGGTCCACGACACGTCGATGCGCGCCGCCCGCCGCCTTGTCCTGCTCGGCGTCGGCCAAGGCTCTCGCCCGGCCTGCCCTGGGTTTCCAAGCTCTCGTCGGCTGACGGCTCACGATCGTTTCTCGGCGTCGTCGAGCACTGTCGAGACCGCCTTCGCGAACACCTCACCCAACAAGACCGGGACGGCGTTGCCGAGTTGTTTCATCTGCTCGCCCCGAGGACCGCGCAGCTCCCAGTCGTCCGGGAAGGTCATCACCCGGGCGGTCTCGCGAACCGTCATGTAGCGGTGGTGGTAGGGGTAGGCGATCGGTTCCTTGACGGGTGGAGCGGCGGCATCGGTCCCGATCAGAGTGTCGGTCAGCATCACCGACTCGCCACCAGGGACACCGTGGACGCCCGCCTTGACCGTCTTCGCGGGACGATCGAGGTAGTTCGGCGTGTGCCCGGGATAGATGCCCGCGTCCGGCCAGCCGATGTGCTCCTTGGGCATGTCGTCGTACTGCCGTCGGTCCAGTCGGTTCCAGGGGACATCGGGGAGCGGCTCGGTCTCCGAGTCACCGGCCAGCGCGTCTCTGAGAGTCCGCCAGGGCTTCATCCCGTCCGAGACCTCCTCGAACGGCAGCAGGGTTTCCTGATCACCCATGATGTACCGCTTCACGTGTTCGGGCACGTCGGCACGTCGGTCGATGCCCTTGTGGCGTTCCCAGTACTCACCCGACCGCATCGACCGGACGAGTTCTCGTTCGGAATGAGTAGGGCTGACGGCCCGTCGCAGCAATTCCGCGTCGATGTCCAGATCGCCTCGGAAACCAACGATGATGATGCGGTTCCGGATCTGCGGCACACCGTAGTCGGCGGCGTTCACGGGGAACGTGAAGACGTGGTACCGCTCGGTGGACTTGACGTCGCCGCGCTTCTCCTTCAGCTTCAGGATGGCGTCGTGCTGGAGCCAGCTGGCCTCCGGGTCACGTTCCTCGAAGGGGAACTCCAACTCGCGGGTGATGTACTCGAAGTAAGGCTTGAAGGACGGCCTGAGCAGACCGCGGACGTTCTCGCAGATGAACGCCTTGGGCCTGATCTCCCGGATCGCGCGGAACATCTCGGGGAACATGTTCCGCTTGTCCTCGTCGCCCTTCGCGACGCCGCCCAGGCTGAAGGGCTGGCACGGGGGGCCGCCCGCGAGCAGGTCGACCGCACCTTCGAGGTAGCCCATCTTGAGGTCGCGCACGTCGCCGCGCACCAGCGGGACCCGCTCTCCGGGCTCGGGAATGTGCTCTTCTTCGCCTCGCGGGGCGGCCACGTTGGCCTCGAGGGTGTCGCACGCGTACCTGACGAACTCGTTGAGCAGCAACGGTCGGAAACCCGAGCGGTGCACGGCCATGGCCAGGCCCCCGCCGCCCGCGAACAGCTCCACCGACGTGCGTCCCGGCAGATCCGGTTCAGCCGACATGCGCGGGAGCCTACCGCGTCGCGGGCCCTCGCCACCGCGAGGCAGGCGGGTTGTCCGCCTCGCGGAAAGCGGGAAATCGCTCATGCGTCGACGAGCGCGTAGGGAGGCTTCTCCGGAACGGCCACCTGGTACACCAGCGGTTTGCGATCAGGCGGGAGCGCGCCGTCCGGCAGTTGGAGCCTCAGTGCCATGACCAGTCTGGTCGGACGGCCATCCGTCGCGATGTCAAGCTTGAGCTCCTTCTTCTTCATCACCGGGTAGACGATCGCGCAACCCGAAGTCGACGTCCTGCCCGGAATGGAGTCGATGGCGGCGCGGTGCGCCGACTCGGAGTTGCCCCGGATGCTGTCGTCCCTGCCGGTGGCGGTGGTCCGGCCGTGGACGGTGAACTCACCGATGCCGCGGAGGTTGACCCGCTTCCCGGTCTTCTGCTGGGGGAACATGACGTCCCAGCGGTCGACGACCTCCTTGGGCAGGCTGGCCATCCACGCGAGATCGGCGGTGAACGTGTCGGCCGTCGCCCACTTCAGGCCACTGAGAACGGACACCATGTCCTCGTGGGACACCTCACCGAGGAGTGCGTCGAAGGACCGACGGCCATCCGTGAGGGAGATGAAACGCCGCGAGGCCTTGAGCAGGGGAACGAAGGCATCGATGTTGTGGTCGAGGGCGGCTTGATCGGTGAGCAGCGGATAACCCGAGCTCGGCTCCTTCGTGGGCGTGCGCCGCTCCACCAGCTTGGCGTTGTACATCTTGTTCGCGGCAGTCGGGCGAAGTCCGTGCCGGGCGACCAGCGGGGGGATGTCCTCGGGAGTGAACAGCGGGTGCCCGTCCACCATGACGGCGTATTGGCGCAGCTCCTCCCGGAAGTGCTCCTCGTCCCGGCAAGCGGCTTCGAACGCGTCCCGGACGCCGGGGGTGATGAACAGCCGGACCAAGTCGCGATACCCCTTGCGGAAACCGAACCACCGACCCATCTGCATCAAGGCCTCGGCATGTCCGACCCTGCGGGAGTAATAGGTGATGGTGAGGCCTTCGACGGTGAAGCCGCGGGCGAGCTTGTTCCCGCCGACGAGCACCCGCCA
It contains:
- a CDS encoding YbaB/EbfC family nucleoid-associated protein, producing the protein MTEPADILLRRIEAIDTAAADNRLRAESFRRMVEGLRDVVGTATSGDGVVTAVAGADGAVKSIAFGPAVRTTDPAALSSATLRVIALARADAARKQAEVVRAALGDTTLLDRVLAEDRLVFGDEPPQEVSAAVPPRVIRRVAPVEDEEPAPAYRSRDAW
- a CDS encoding SDR family oxidoreductase, with translation MRIAVAGATGNIGSLTVATLERAGHEVVRVSRSHGVDLSTGDGLDAALAGVDAVVDAVNVPSADRAETVRLFAAMTANLLAAEARAGVRHHVLLSIVGIADIEGNVHYAGKREQERLVAASPVPWTIVPATQFHDFAEMVAGWAERDGVATIAPLLVQPIAPQDVADVLAEVAVGEPQGRYPDVAGPETQDLVDMARRTHLARGRDVRLVPTWSGVFGPEMAGNALLPGERVRIAPTTFDEWLAKSV
- a CDS encoding carbohydrate-binding protein, which translates into the protein MDAPTDGDRGTTGDGPGPRHLSRKTVLRAAVAAGVALPVAMMGVPALARTIGAKGEPLELTPACDDGDDPTPPQTEGPYFKPNSPHRTSLVDAGTPGTRLTVTGYVFGLACLPLGNVLMDFWQADVNGVYDNTGYRFRGHQFTNPDGTFTLSTIVPGLYPGRTRHIHVKLQAPGRPVLTTQLYFPGEPRNNTDSIFDPRLLMEVRDVGGGREAKFDFVLNVPQSSTTRPTSTTSTTPSSPGGGTWAAGTNYALGARVTHNGVGYVCLQGHLAQPGWEPPNVPALWRAE
- a CDS encoding RGCVC family protein, which encodes MNQVMPTIESTDAAGTTAAENPRCAACPHPWATHDRIAMRFCTATTSGGHHRGCVCGS
- a CDS encoding AraC family transcriptional regulator, coding for MPELVWTFTGEGLGTMRGTTVLPGTPSRTPRDGELPMHRLEVPAPDAPPFAVGTFDTIGPMSRASFPHRHTFHEIVHVTGGTGTHVVDLARWELRPPHLCVIAPGQVHHWDGARDLQGSVLLFTDDFLLDHPADRELLRRLSERPWLTLDEPTHARIGGLIAELHEEHRRGEAGVETVLRALLHVLVVRAARLTATPAAPPPARSGAVAEEFVRLAGRTDHRLWSVRAYAERIGVTPGYLTEAVKAATGRTPSQLVRQARTQEAQRLLAKTELTVRQVANRVGFDDAAYFCRFFRRETGASPGAFRRAAGRSQ
- a CDS encoding RrF2 family transcriptional regulator is translated as MKLPVSTEWVLHCATTLAQLEPGATASAAQLAAYYDLPAPYLAKQLQGLVKAGVLTATTGPRGGFRLARPASEITLLHVVEAVDGASSPYECQEIRQRGRGALPAEDCRNTCVLAAKMAGAHDAWRRALDAESLADVVESLPPTAVARTRSLMAATAAALRRTP
- a CDS encoding WXG100 family type VII secretion target, with amino-acid sequence MSGFGAAPEELRRAAGQIGDVGDRTAGIAWCGPSGEYGHDGVAGAWELFIEEMRASVERLRQQADEHAVGLRAAASSYVDVDSARADIFGRLDPHGPVS
- a CDS encoding very short patch repair endonuclease codes for the protein MADAEQDKAAGGAHRRVVDLGAGRTAKGTVVLKFTEGSGTIRAYLRWRDHDRTVSRSLGAVEHGTRSANLSEGWERARALCLVRDEALPEESWASSREVRASMRGNRGRDTTPELRLRAALHAHGLRYRVSVRPLPELRRTADIVFPKERLAVFVDGCFWHGCPEHHRPAKKNSEFWGTKIVDNKRRDAETNQILTERGWTVIRCWEHEDTDAVVDKVVTALGRSAALK
- a CDS encoding AAA family ATPase, translated to MGELSGDEAKALAGSLRRLMQVAANLVEQDGGGRALLARVRDHLGCELPQALSVATKFEVWEHVNLQRGIDAYLAEHTPDAEWFGVGGQHRGHEDVMGMLLSARQGVGYELTAADYATAAVGPEDSVEVVQLGLVPTTAPDGTPVLVGIRGSNDFGPPACRLEVLAADRAAARAVGGEIERLMREHDVFRRQVLAFGVSEHRGNELLTFLPRPALDADDVVLPDGVLDSIEEHVVGIAEHSERLLAAGQHLKRGLLLHGPPGTGKTHTVRYLMSRLSGCTVILLTGQAMRLIGQAAALARRLQPSMVVVEDVDLVAMDRGYAAGPTNPLLFTLLDAMDGVGADADVTFVLTTNRADELERALADRPGRVDLAVEVPRPDAAGRRRLIELYGRGVDLRADLDPVVEATEGVTASFIKELLRRAVLGAVRADGGGGGVPVVGDELADVARAMADERASLTGILLGGAESTAGTAGTAGTAGMTGPGPARPGLAPPQGFAVRATKRY
- a CDS encoding putative T7SS-secreted protein: MAARLGETNDPKALVPGEAELISGDLRQLVGTLRVVVAVGEELGRIDPGGWSGGASGAFRSALRAEPPRWLRAGADLGGGGQLLADYGDALVESQREAQRAVELYLAARAATRLAAAEHAAMALSGAPTAPFQDPGQAGTAQAQKVLDDARKGLSGIGDVVAKALGWESDGEGGYKKSFGKETYGAAHRETDEEGEDTGGWQYGVDGRSYESKSGSESKRLLTDALGEIAEKIGIDLHEREWGDDGHVDVAHGEKDGDFDAGPLSGKGRIGGSVLGADAGYTATASYAGVSVGAHAGAYLASGYADGEVKLGQHASVSGSAEGTIGVGGEVKGSIGVLGAKGDAEAFAGAKVSGEAGAEVAGIGAGVNGEAWAGIGGHASGQFGMGEDGKFHVGGSVGLAFGVGGKVGFDVSVDPVEVVETVVDVADDVGEIAEDVGRGVEHAGRAIGRLFGR